A DNA window from Chthoniobacterales bacterium contains the following coding sequences:
- the kduI gene encoding 5-dehydro-4-deoxy-D-glucuronate isomerase: MKTRHTTDPVTFSRMTTQELRDTFLIDSLFRPGEIELVYWEADRTIIGSAVPTSNPIALEASQKELAADFFLQRRELGILNIGGPGSVETDEGTHALAKLDALYVGRGSKKVLFRSDSPSEPAKFYLVSYPAHAGHPTTLVRPAEANRLELGDPASANRRTIVQQIREGGARSCQLVMGFTELATGSVWNTMPPHTHQRRSEVYLYFDLPEDQAVIHLMGPGQETRHLVMRSGQVALSPIWSIHSGAGTSAYRFCWAMGGENQRFDDMDGIPVAALK; the protein is encoded by the coding sequence ATGAAAACACGCCACACCACCGATCCCGTCACCTTTTCGCGCATGACCACGCAGGAATTGCGCGACACATTTTTAATCGACTCCCTCTTCCGGCCCGGCGAGATCGAACTGGTTTATTGGGAGGCGGACCGCACGATCATCGGTTCGGCGGTGCCGACCTCGAACCCCATCGCCCTCGAAGCCTCGCAGAAGGAACTCGCGGCGGACTTTTTCCTCCAGCGCCGCGAGCTGGGTATCCTGAATATCGGCGGTCCCGGCTCGGTCGAAACCGACGAAGGCACCCATGCCCTCGCCAAGCTCGATGCCCTTTATGTCGGGCGCGGATCGAAAAAAGTGCTCTTTCGCAGCGACTCGCCGTCCGAACCGGCCAAGTTTTACCTGGTCAGTTATCCCGCGCACGCCGGCCATCCCACCACGCTCGTCCGTCCGGCGGAGGCCAACCGCCTGGAACTCGGCGATCCCGCCTCGGCCAACCGCCGCACCATCGTCCAGCAAATCCGCGAGGGCGGGGCGCGCAGCTGCCAGCTCGTGATGGGCTTCACCGAGTTGGCCACGGGAAGCGTGTGGAACACCATGCCTCCGCACACCCACCAGCGCCGCTCCGAGGTCTATCTTTATTTCGACCTCCCCGAGGACCAGGCGGTGATCCATCTTATGGGACCGGGACAGGAGACCCGCCATCTGGTTATGCGGAGCGGGCAGGTTGCCCTCTCGCCGATCTGGAGCATCCACTCCGGAGCCGGCACCTCGGCCTACCGCTTCTGCTGGGCCATGGGCGGCGAAAACCAGCGCTTTGATGACATGGACGGCATTCCGGTCGCGGCCCTCAAATAA
- a CDS encoding DUF4861 domain-containing protein — MPRSKPSWWTPKRSVRSPTPLSTPPNTTRKRSALPPRKSPKTLHTKTRTPPPRPPMNDPKPPLMKTLLLLLLSATPAFCAEGTTYARFVPERKDDFAWENDLVAFRTYGPALRQGPEDSGIDCWLKRVTHPIIDKWYEGNTKGVSYHKDHGEGYDPYHVGGSRGCGGTALWVDGAMVTSDTFTDWKILEQTPAKTVFELTYQYPAVGTGAPIREVKRITIVPGQRFFRSDSTFTRDGQPVAGLPVAIGVTTHDGKAAPALSPENRWVSCWEKIGDSGLGTGVVLAPGFPIETKELAVTEKDKSHALILTATDSQGLVTCYPGYGWEKAGVITTPEAWAGELTAFSKSLQ; from the coding sequence ATGCCAAGATCGAAGCCTTCCTGGTGGACACCAAAGCGGTCCGTCCGATCCCCAACCCCGCTTTCGACCCCGCCAAATACAACCCGGAAAAGATCGGCATTGCCCCCAAGAAAAAGCCCAAAAACGCTCCACACAAAAACAAGAACCCCGCCTCCAAGGCCTCCAATGAATGACCCGAAACCGCCTCTCATGAAAACGCTGCTCCTCTTGCTTTTATCCGCCACGCCGGCGTTTTGCGCCGAAGGCACGACCTATGCCCGCTTTGTCCCCGAGCGAAAGGATGATTTCGCATGGGAGAACGACCTGGTGGCCTTCCGCACCTACGGTCCGGCCTTGCGCCAGGGCCCCGAGGACAGCGGGATCGACTGCTGGCTCAAGCGCGTCACCCACCCGATCATCGACAAATGGTATGAGGGAAACACCAAAGGGGTGAGCTACCACAAAGATCATGGCGAGGGATACGATCCTTACCATGTCGGCGGATCGCGCGGGTGCGGCGGCACGGCGCTGTGGGTGGACGGCGCGATGGTGACTTCGGACACCTTCACCGATTGGAAAATCCTCGAGCAGACGCCCGCCAAAACGGTCTTCGAACTCACCTACCAATACCCTGCCGTCGGCACCGGCGCCCCGATCCGGGAAGTCAAGCGCATCACCATCGTTCCCGGTCAGCGGTTTTTCCGTTCCGACTCCACTTTCACCCGCGACGGGCAGCCCGTGGCAGGATTGCCGGTGGCTATCGGCGTCACCACTCACGACGGCAAGGCCGCGCCCGCGCTCTCCCCCGAGAACCGCTGGGTTTCCTGCTGGGAGAAGATCGGCGACAGCGGCCTCGGCACGGGTGTCGTCCTCGCGCCCGGCTTTCCCATCGAGACCAAAGAATTGGCCGTGACCGAAAAAGACAAAAGCCACGCCCTGATCCTCACCGCGACAGACAGTCAGGGCCTTGTCACCTGCTATCCCGGCTACGGCTGGGAAAAAGCCGGCGTCATCACCACCCCCGAGGCGTGGGCCGGGGAACTCACGGCATTCTCCAAGTCGCTCCAATAA
- a CDS encoding MFS transporter, with product MTRRPHISSYRWIICTLLFFATTVNYIDRQILSLLKPILDDQFHWTNAQFGMINSAFQAAYGIGLFFFGWFIDRFGTKVGFAVSIASWSLAALGHALVTSIGGFFAARIALGLGEGGNFPAAVKAVAQWFPQRERALATALFNSGSNVGAIIAPAVVPWVAYAFGWQWAFVFAGLAGFVWIAAWLPLYGAPETLDRVSAAEREHILGDQTAVPQETSAPLGFRQVLHYRKAWSFIVCKFLTDPVWWFFLIWLPDFFKKTRGLDIKSSWLLLVTIYAIVTVLSIALGWLPGYLAARGMAPSRARKIGLFVPAILVLPILAVSLAGNWTAVILIGLAGAAHQAWSANLFSTVSDMFPKTAVATLTGIGGMAGSIGGILFPIACGVILDRFPDQGYTFLFGICGLAYIVAFAVNQMLAPNFDPVKIRAAS from the coding sequence GTGACCCGACGCCCTCACATCTCCAGCTACCGGTGGATCATCTGCACCCTGCTGTTTTTCGCAACGACGGTCAATTACATCGACCGCCAGATTCTGTCTCTCCTCAAGCCCATTTTGGACGACCAGTTCCACTGGACGAACGCCCAGTTCGGCATGATCAACTCCGCCTTTCAAGCGGCCTACGGAATCGGGCTTTTCTTTTTCGGATGGTTCATCGACCGGTTCGGGACGAAGGTCGGTTTCGCGGTTTCCATCGCGTCGTGGAGCCTGGCGGCGCTCGGGCATGCGCTGGTCACAAGCATCGGCGGCTTTTTCGCCGCCCGCATCGCGCTCGGCCTCGGCGAGGGCGGCAATTTCCCCGCCGCGGTCAAAGCCGTCGCGCAATGGTTCCCCCAACGGGAGCGGGCGCTGGCGACCGCGCTGTTCAACTCCGGCTCGAATGTGGGAGCCATCATCGCCCCCGCGGTCGTTCCTTGGGTGGCATACGCCTTCGGCTGGCAGTGGGCGTTTGTCTTTGCCGGACTTGCCGGCTTCGTCTGGATCGCCGCCTGGCTTCCTCTCTACGGTGCACCGGAGACGCTGGACCGCGTCTCGGCGGCCGAACGGGAGCACATCCTCGGCGACCAAACCGCGGTCCCGCAGGAAACCTCCGCCCCGTTGGGCTTCCGGCAGGTTCTCCACTACCGCAAAGCATGGTCGTTTATCGTCTGCAAGTTCCTCACCGATCCGGTCTGGTGGTTTTTCCTCATCTGGCTCCCGGATTTTTTCAAGAAGACCCGCGGGCTCGACATCAAAAGCAGCTGGCTTCTGCTTGTCACGATCTACGCCATCGTCACCGTCCTGAGCATCGCCCTTGGCTGGCTGCCCGGCTACCTCGCCGCCCGCGGCATGGCGCCTTCCCGCGCCCGAAAAATCGGGCTTTTCGTGCCGGCGATCCTGGTGCTGCCGATCCTCGCGGTGAGCCTGGCCGGCAACTGGACCGCCGTGATTTTGATCGGGCTTGCCGGAGCCGCGCACCAGGCGTGGTCCGCCAACCTTTTTTCGACGGTCTCCGACATGTTTCCGAAAACCGCCGTCGCCACGCTCACCGGGATCGGAGGCATGGCCGGCTCCATCGGCGGCATCCTCTTCCCGATCGCGTGCGGGGTGATTCTGGACCGGTTTCCCGACCAGGGATACACGTTCCTGTTCGGCATCTGCGGGCTCGCATACATCGTGGCCTTCGCGGTCAACCAGATGCTCGCTCCCAATTTCGATCCGGTGAAAATCCGCGCCGCTTCCTGA
- the kduD gene encoding 2-dehydro-3-deoxy-D-gluconate 5-dehydrogenase KduD: MGNILEQFQLGGKVAIVTGAGRGLGQGMAVALAEAGADIVAVHVSGADETRRRIEALGRRCVTCQCDLGEAGAAARITSETLASFGRIDILVNNAGIIRRADFLDFSEKDWDDVMNVNIKAVFLLSQAAARQMVAQNSGGKIINIASMLSFQGGIRVPSYTSSKSAVMGLTRLMACELGPKGIQCNAIAPGYMETDNTTALRADPVRNKAILERIPAGRWGNPGDLAGAVVFLASPASDYVNGFTLAVDGGWLAR; the protein is encoded by the coding sequence ATGGGCAACATTCTCGAACAATTCCAACTCGGCGGCAAAGTTGCCATCGTCACCGGGGCCGGCCGGGGTCTGGGCCAAGGCATGGCTGTCGCCCTCGCCGAGGCCGGGGCCGACATCGTCGCCGTGCATGTTTCCGGCGCCGACGAAACCCGCCGGCGCATCGAGGCCCTCGGCCGTCGCTGCGTCACCTGCCAGTGCGACCTCGGCGAGGCGGGTGCCGCCGCCCGCATCACCTCGGAAACGCTCGCATCCTTCGGCCGCATCGACATCCTCGTCAACAATGCCGGCATCATCCGCCGCGCCGACTTCCTCGATTTTTCCGAGAAGGACTGGGACGACGTCATGAACGTCAACATCAAGGCCGTTTTCCTGCTCAGCCAGGCGGCCGCCCGCCAGATGGTCGCGCAGAACTCCGGCGGCAAAATCATCAACATCGCTTCCATGCTCTCCTTCCAGGGCGGCATTCGCGTGCCCTCCTACACGTCTTCCAAGAGCGCCGTGATGGGCCTCACGCGCCTGATGGCCTGCGAACTCGGACCCAAGGGCATCCAGTGCAACGCCATTGCGCCCGGCTACATGGAGACCGACAACACGACCGCGCTCCGCGCCGACCCCGTCCGCAACAAGGCCATCCTCGAGCGCATTCCGGCCGGACGCTGGGGAAACCCCGGTGATTTGGCCGGCGCGGTGGTTTTCCTCGCCTCTCCCGCTTCCGACTACGTCAACGGGTTCACCCTCGCGGTCGATGGCGGTTGGCTGGCCCGCTGA
- a CDS encoding PEP-CTERM sorting domain-containing protein has product MQLVLGSEASGNLNYFFDSDSSQTATLHENVTITRGGSHNANLYFTGTGLWDVKATLGNIAAVGVNESTATATLSADNTAAFAGSVLVNNGTLRFSAANNFGTGASAIRLGQTTTSGVLEFVGSSNTVVSRQVVVGNGTGTSDAGGGTIANNGGGTLTFDNAAFNSVGTAAANRTLTLRGTNTGNNTISGVIANNNTGTVSVIKSDAGTLILSGSNTFSGGVNIDLGTLVAGHDSAFGTGTVNLRADTAGEVARLRSNGSDRVIGNAITFGGASAATANYLGGAGSGKLTFNGGVNWGSGEKTYTIDGSTVEFTGAWTGASTANINFIDGTDVATSLLILNGDRGTAAKEINIGNNLTVRANNANSFGSDNTEPLSILGGVRTSVVELENNITLARTLSVQGRDSANANVALRNRSGDNSLALDVGAGGTRYNIDAQAGTLTITNISGQTGTRDLFVTGAGNVVLPNWQSRRDLTMNGTGTLTMGGGTSQTSLSGVATVNSGTLDLNSTSAGAALAATGGLVINSNAMVVTRSSGNSIGTTTAVTVNAGGLLDVQKNNVIGALSGAGTILNTTATDYLLTVNNDNGSSTFTGLLGKASTGNLNLTKNGTGTFTLGGTNTHTLGTVTVSAGTLQLAGASVSVNNGAGYILNSGVYDLNGQTVAAGSYEASQLAAVGAKLMNSSSNTATIDGTGNKNTVWINADGAVIETVGDLAIGSIVTDGAGTRGFTKIGAGALVLLNDGNDYDTTTISAGTVQVGNGGSTGRLGLGAVTNNAALVFNRTGSATVANNISGSGTFTKQASGTITLTGTNSYTGTTTVSAGGLLVNGDMSGATNTLTVASGATLGGSGIIGGATTISGNLAPGNSPGLLTFTSDLTLSNTAVTTMEIVAGTSFVRGTDFDAIDVGGLLTYGGSLVFDLSGVPFGAGVYNFNLFDADSFGGDFDSVTLAGLYTGSLTNSFGTWSASYLSGSLTNNWTFTEADGVLALEVVPEPSTYALLAVAAAGLGAHVIRRRRR; this is encoded by the coding sequence GTGCAACTCGTGTTGGGCAGTGAAGCTAGCGGAAATTTGAATTACTTCTTCGACAGTGATTCTTCCCAGACGGCCACTCTCCATGAGAACGTCACGATCACCAGAGGCGGCTCTCACAATGCGAACTTGTATTTCACAGGAACGGGTCTTTGGGATGTGAAGGCGACGCTTGGCAACATTGCTGCTGTCGGCGTCAACGAAAGCACGGCGACCGCTACCCTGTCGGCGGACAACACTGCTGCCTTCGCGGGCAGTGTCCTTGTCAACAACGGCACCCTGCGGTTCAGTGCCGCCAACAACTTCGGCACCGGTGCGTCGGCCATCCGCCTCGGGCAAACGACCACGAGCGGTGTGCTGGAGTTCGTGGGGTCGAGTAACACAGTGGTCAGCCGCCAAGTCGTGGTCGGGAATGGGACTGGCACGAGTGACGCTGGAGGCGGGACGATCGCCAACAACGGGGGCGGCACCCTCACGTTCGACAATGCCGCTTTTAACTCCGTGGGCACCGCCGCCGCGAACCGCACGCTCACGCTGCGTGGAACTAACACCGGAAACAACACCATCTCGGGTGTGATTGCCAACAACAATACAGGCACCGTTTCGGTCATCAAGAGCGATGCCGGCACGCTGATCTTGTCGGGCAGCAACACGTTCTCCGGAGGCGTGAATATCGACCTCGGCACGTTGGTTGCCGGACACGACAGCGCCTTCGGCACCGGCACGGTCAACCTCAGGGCGGACACCGCCGGCGAGGTGGCGCGTCTGCGGTCGAACGGCAGCGACCGGGTGATCGGCAACGCCATCACCTTTGGCGGTGCGTCGGCCGCCACGGCGAACTACCTCGGCGGCGCCGGCTCCGGCAAACTCACGTTCAACGGTGGCGTCAACTGGGGCTCGGGAGAAAAGACTTACACCATCGACGGCTCAACGGTCGAATTCACCGGTGCTTGGACGGGCGCGAGCACCGCTAACATCAACTTCATCGACGGCACCGATGTGGCCACATCGCTCCTGATCCTCAATGGCGACCGCGGCACCGCCGCCAAGGAGATCAACATCGGGAATAACCTCACCGTGCGGGCCAACAATGCCAACTCCTTCGGCAGCGACAACACCGAGCCGCTCAGCATCCTCGGCGGCGTCCGGACCAGCGTGGTGGAACTGGAGAACAACATCACCCTCGCTCGCACCCTCTCGGTGCAAGGGCGGGACTCGGCAAACGCCAACGTCGCGCTGCGCAACCGGTCGGGTGACAACTCTCTGGCGCTTGATGTCGGAGCGGGCGGCACCCGCTACAACATCGACGCCCAGGCCGGCACGCTCACCATCACCAACATCTCCGGCCAAACCGGCACCCGCGACCTGTTCGTCACCGGTGCGGGCAACGTGGTCCTGCCGAACTGGCAGAGCCGCCGCGATCTCACGATGAACGGCACCGGCACGCTCACGATGGGCGGCGGAACCAGCCAGACCTCGCTCAGCGGCGTGGCCACGGTCAATTCCGGCACGCTGGATCTCAACTCGACTTCCGCCGGTGCGGCCTTGGCCGCCACGGGCGGGTTGGTCATCAACAGTAACGCCATGGTCGTGACCCGGAGTAGCGGTAACTCGATCGGAACGACCACCGCCGTCACCGTGAACGCCGGCGGCCTCCTCGACGTTCAGAAAAACAACGTGATTGGCGCGCTCTCCGGTGCGGGCACCATCCTCAACACCACGGCGACGGACTACTTGCTCACGGTCAACAACGACAATGGGTCCAGCACCTTTACCGGTTTGCTGGGCAAGGCCTCGACCGGCAATCTCAACCTGACCAAAAACGGCACTGGCACATTCACGCTCGGCGGGACCAACACGCACACCTTGGGGACGGTCACCGTCAGCGCCGGCACCCTTCAACTTGCCGGCGCCTCGGTATCCGTCAACAACGGTGCGGGTTACATCCTCAACTCCGGCGTCTATGACCTGAACGGCCAGACCGTCGCCGCCGGGTCCTACGAGGCCAGTCAGCTCGCCGCCGTCGGTGCCAAGCTCATGAACTCGAGCTCGAACACGGCCACCATCGACGGCACCGGCAACAAAAACACGGTCTGGATCAATGCCGACGGCGCGGTGATCGAAACCGTGGGCGACCTCGCCATCGGTTCGATCGTCACTGACGGTGCGGGGACCCGTGGCTTCACCAAAATCGGCGCTGGAGCGCTCGTCCTCCTCAACGATGGCAACGATTACGACACTACAACGATTTCCGCCGGCACGGTGCAGGTGGGCAATGGCGGTTCGACCGGCCGGCTTGGCCTGGGCGCCGTGACCAACAACGCGGCCCTGGTCTTCAACCGCACCGGCTCGGCTACTGTGGCCAACAACATCTCGGGCAGCGGAACCTTCACCAAGCAGGCATCTGGCACAATTACCCTCACCGGCACCAACAGCTACACCGGCACCACCACGGTGAGCGCGGGCGGCTTGCTGGTCAACGGCGACATGTCCGGAGCAACAAATACTCTCACCGTCGCCTCCGGCGCGACCCTGGGCGGCTCTGGCATCATTGGTGGCGCTACCACCATCAGCGGCAACCTGGCACCCGGCAACAGCCCCGGCCTGCTGACCTTCACTAGCGACCTGACGCTCAGTAACACCGCGGTGACCACGATGGAAATCGTTGCTGGCACCAGCTTTGTCCGCGGCACCGACTTTGATGCGATCGATGTCGGTGGCCTTCTGACTTATGGCGGAAGTTTGGTATTTGACCTCAGTGGAGTCCCATTCGGAGCTGGTGTTTATAATTTCAACCTCTTCGATGCTGATTCTTTCGGGGGAGACTTCGACAGTGTTACCTTGGCCGGCCTCTACACAGGTTCACTGACTAATAGTTTTGGGACATGGAGTGCCAGCTACTTGAGTGGCTCTCTTACCAACAACTGGACTTTCACGGAAGCCGACGGCGTGCTCGCCTTGGAGGTGGTTCCCGAACCTTCCACCTACGCTTTGCTCGCTGTGGCAGCAGCCGGTTTGGGTGCGCATGTGATTCGTCGCCGCCGCCGCTGA